One Takifugu rubripes chromosome 19, fTakRub1.2, whole genome shotgun sequence genomic window carries:
- the mtmr14 gene encoding myotubularin-related protein 14, protein MMAASPSVANGFTATSAWARRSEEIPDLIYLFSKTQYRAKEVTSQVEVIEKRCLDLFSRDYTFSIIHNANGEVCGHYPRQIVFLEYQATDVDRDRFKSPVQVSKLQDLVNRSKLARCRGRFVCPVILYNGKHICRSSTLAGWGELYGRTGYNYIFSGGSDDTWTESEDVPQEDSAARNGDSQLFDKVRGHDIKLLRYLSVRYICDLMVENKKVKFGLNVTSSEKVDKANRYADFTLLSVPYPGCEFFKEYKDRDYTAEGLVFNWNQDYVDAPLTIPVCFTQNLHIDWTRYQSWDLVEQTQNYLKLLLHIIDSDDESGLLVHCISGWDRTPLFVSLLRLSLWADGVVHASLEPAQILYLTIAYDWFLFGHMLPDRLSKGEEIFFFCFNFLKHIVSEKFSAVKKRRRKNSNVKDGDFSVDDFCHLRSRDRGSVTSLSSEFSLISEEVGGASSLTNDTVDQFSSQPQTSSWRKGIVSSPQMVVWNKQNPLEEHLSHALIEGRSSSSSSSNQSEHGLLRAGSSPLAVPGRRFTAEHNRSSSSLSTEYGSWQIVSGCGSIHDHAHFPPPPAWSGLSSSSMMAAAYDSPLPFSFQEEGSVGRMCPLSSERQARLEAVRELFLAAYSSTVGLKSSSPSPSGSISGLLEQFARGVGLRATSAIV, encoded by the exons ATGATGGCCGCGTCCCCCTCCGTGGCTAACGGCTTCACCGCTACTAGTGCGTGGGCCAGGAGGAGCGAAGAGATCCCGGACTTGATATATTTGTTCTCTAAGACGCAGTACAGAGCAAAAGAGGTGACTTCGCAG gtggaggtCATCGAGAAGCGCTGTCTGGATTTATTTAGCAGAGATTATACATTCAGCATCATCCACAATGCTAACGGAGAAGTGTGTGGACATTACCCTCGGCAGATCGTCTTTCTGGAGTACCAGGCCACGGATGTGGACAGAGACAG GTTCAAGAGCCCAGTCCAGGTCAGTAAACTGCAGGACCTGGTGAACCGGAGCAAACTGGCCCGCTGCAGAGGGAGGTTTGTCTGTCCTGTCATCCTCTACAACGGCAAG caTATCTGCCGTTCGTCCACTCTTGCAGGATGGGGTGAGCTGTATGGGCGTACGGGCTACAACTACATCTTCTCAG GAGGCAGCGATGACACCTGGACAGAGTCGGAGGACGTCCCTCAAGAGGACAGTGCTGCCAG GAATGGGGACTCACAGCTCTTCgataaggtcagaggtcatgacaTCAAGCTGCTTCGATACCTTTCTGTTCGCTACATCTGTGACCTGATGGTTGAGAACAAGAAGGTTAAGTTTGGTCTGAA cgTGACGTCCTCTGAGAAAGTAGATAAAGCTAATCGTTATGCAGACTTCACACTGCTCTCCGTACCTTACCCAG GATGTGAGTTTTTCAAAGAGTACAAAGACCGAGACTACACAGCAGAAGGTCTGGTCTTTAACTGGAACCAG GATTATGTCGACGCCCCTTTGACGATCCCTGTGTGTTTTACACAGAACCTCCACATAGACTGGACCCGCTACCAG TCATGGGACCTGGTAGAGCAGACCCAGAActacctgaagctgctgctgcacattatCGACAGTGACG ATGAGAGCGGTCTCCTGGTTCACTGTATCTCCGGTTGGGACCGCactcctctctttgtctccctcctAAGACTGTCTCTGTGGGCA GACGGTGTGGTCCATGCCAGCCTGGAACCAGCCCAGATCCTCTACCTGACTATTGCCTACGACTGGTTCCTCTTTGG CCACATGCTGCCTGACCGACTCTCTaaaggggaggag attttcttcttttgcttcAATTTTTTGAAACACATCGTCTCAGAGAAGTTTTCTGCTGTCAAGAAACGAAG GAGGAAGAACTCTAACGTTAAAGACGGAGACTTCTCTGTGGACGACTTTTGTCATTTGA GGTCTAGGGACCGTGGCAGCGTCACCAGTTTAAGCAGTGAGTTCTCCCTGATATCTgaggaggtgggcggagcctccagcCTCACCAATGACACTGTGGACCAGTTCTCCAGTCAACCCCAAACCTCCAGCTG GAGGAAAGGAATCGTGTCTTCTCCTCAAATGGTGGTCTGGAACAAGCAGAACCCTCTGGAGGAACATCTCTCTCATGCTCTTATCGAGGGCAggtcttccagctcctcctcatccaacCAATCAGAACATGGACTCCTGCGTGCTGGCAGCAGCCCGTTGGCTGTCCCTGGAAGGAG GTTCACAGCAGAACACAATCGGTCCAgttcctccctctccacagAGTACGGAAGCTGGCAGATAGTCTCGGGCTGCGGCAGCATTCACGACCACGCCCACTTCCCTCCACCTCCGGCCTGGTCCGGCTTGTCTTCGTCCTCAATGATGGCCGCAGCCTACGACTCTCCTCTGCCCTTCAGTTTCCAGGAGGAGGGGTCTGTAGGACGAAT gTGTCCTCTTTCCTCGGAGCGTCAGGCCCGGTTGGAGGCGGTGCGGGAACTCTTCTTGGCAGCCTACAGCTCCACAGTTGGCCTGAAGTCTTCTTCCCCTAGCCCCTCTGGCTCCATCTCAGGTCTGCTCGAGCAGTTTGCTCGTGGAGTTGGTCTCCGCGCCACCAGCGCTATCGTCTGA